The following proteins come from a genomic window of Drosophila willistoni isolate 14030-0811.24 unplaced genomic scaffold, UCI_dwil_1.1 Seg485, whole genome shotgun sequence:
- the LOC6649975 gene encoding RNA-binding protein Rsf1 translates to MSDQRGTRVYVGNLTDKVKKDDLEGEFTKYGKLNSVWIAFNPPGFAFVEFEHRDDAEKACDILNGSELLGSQLRVEISKGRPRQGRRGGPGDRGRRDFARHSISNSNNGFRQQRGSSASNGRHGERGYISSRSGGGYSGRDGGSSGFSRREIYGGGRDASRHGNSSSSSYGRSGGQGGSRFRSRSPIANHRF, encoded by the coding sequence ATGAGTGATCAGCGTGGTACGAGGGTATATGTTGGAAATTTAACTgacaaagtaaaaaaagatGATCTTGAAGGTGAATTCACAAAGTATGGAAAACTAAATTCTGTATGGATTGCATTTAATCCGCCTGGCTTTGCTTTTGTTGAATTTGAGCATCGGGATGATGCCGAAAAAGCTTGCGATATTTTGAACGGTTCAGAACTTTTGGGTTCTCAGTTGCGTGTCGAAATATCAAAAGGCCGACCGCGCCAAGGACGCCGTGGTGGACCTGGTGACCGTGGTAGGCGTGATTTTGCCAGACACAGTataagcaacagcaacaatggATTTAGACAACAGCGAGGATCAAGTGCTTCAAATGGTCGTCATGGTGAGCGTGGTTACATATCCAGTCGGTCTGGCGGAGGCTATAGTGGAAGAGACGGTGGAAGTAGTGGCTTCAGTCGTCGCGAAATTTACGGTGGAGGAAGGGACGCCAGTCGCCATGGCAATAGTTCCAGTTCTAGCTATGGCCGCAGTGGTGGACAGGGAGGGAGCCGCTTTAGATCTCGTTCGCCAATTGCAAATCATCGGTTCTAA